From the Kitasatospora viridis genome, one window contains:
- a CDS encoding DUF5682 family protein → MTGEVTLLGIRHHGPGSARAVGAALTELRPDAVLVEGPPEADPIVGLAGTAGMEPPVALLVHAADDPARAAFWPFAAWSPEWVAIRHALDAGVPVRFADLPAGAGFALDKETDEASVDEPSGDDPIARLAAAAGRTDSEAWWEDVVEHRGAEADPLARFAAIAEAMTAVRDDRVGTPGSPGAAPTGPAGRRERLREAHMRQRLRAARRAGHRRIAVVCGAWHVPALAAVDAPGAARVDRELLAGLPRGPRTAAAWVPWTNRRLTQRSGYGAGVQAPGWYQHLFETEPERVLPGWLARAAALLRAADHPVPPAQLIDAVRTAEALAALRGRPGPGLAETMDAVLSVLCQGSEVALALVRERLVVGEAVGRVPAASPVVPLQRDLDRLSRSLRLKPQAEQRELALDLRRELDAGRSRLLHRLRLLGVEWGRPAARCATAQAGSGTFRERWQLRWEPESAVRVVAAAPWGTTVERAATARAAALAAEAGRLAELTDLAERCLAAQLPGALPAVLRALAERAALDTDVAHLAEALPALARALRYGDVRGTDRGALADVARSLADRLCLGLAPACTGLAADGAAAMRDRLEAAHPAIGLLAREGGAALAERWAAALDGLSLSGAVPGLLRGRAVRLLLDDGRIGSAQALLRLRPALSRAAVPADAAGWLEGFLAGGGALLLHDPRLLALLDDWLAGLPEPAFTDLLPLLRRAFAGLEPAVRRGIGERIAAGPVPGGRAGRAGTAEELDEARADAALPTVLRLLGRPAA, encoded by the coding sequence ATGACTGGAGAGGTGACACTGCTGGGCATCCGGCACCACGGGCCGGGATCGGCCCGCGCCGTGGGGGCGGCACTGACCGAACTGCGGCCCGACGCGGTCCTGGTGGAGGGGCCGCCGGAGGCCGACCCGATCGTCGGCCTGGCGGGGACGGCGGGGATGGAGCCGCCGGTGGCCCTGCTGGTGCACGCGGCGGACGACCCGGCACGGGCGGCCTTCTGGCCGTTCGCCGCCTGGTCGCCGGAGTGGGTGGCGATCCGCCACGCGCTGGACGCCGGGGTGCCGGTGCGGTTCGCCGACCTGCCGGCCGGCGCGGGCTTCGCGCTGGACAAGGAAACTGACGAAGCGTCAGTCGACGAGCCGTCCGGTGACGACCCGATCGCCCGGCTCGCCGCGGCCGCCGGCCGGACCGACTCCGAGGCCTGGTGGGAGGACGTGGTGGAGCACCGGGGCGCGGAGGCGGACCCGCTCGCCCGGTTCGCCGCCATCGCCGAGGCGATGACGGCGGTGCGGGACGACCGGGTCGGCACCCCCGGCTCGCCCGGGGCCGCCCCCACCGGGCCCGCCGGGCGGCGCGAGCGGCTGCGCGAGGCGCACATGCGCCAGCGGCTGCGCGCCGCCCGGCGGGCCGGCCACCGGCGGATCGCCGTGGTCTGCGGCGCCTGGCACGTCCCCGCGCTCGCCGCGGTGGACGCGCCGGGCGCCGCGCGCGTCGACCGGGAACTCCTGGCCGGCCTGCCGCGCGGGCCGCGCACCGCGGCCGCCTGGGTGCCGTGGACCAACCGCCGGCTCACCCAGCGCTCCGGCTACGGCGCCGGCGTCCAGGCACCCGGCTGGTACCAGCACCTCTTCGAGACCGAGCCCGAGCGGGTGCTGCCCGGCTGGCTGGCCCGGGCCGCCGCCCTGCTGCGCGCGGCCGACCACCCGGTGCCGCCGGCCCAACTGATCGATGCCGTCCGCACCGCCGAGGCGCTGGCCGCCCTGCGCGGCCGGCCGGGCCCCGGCCTGGCCGAGACGATGGACGCGGTGCTCAGCGTGCTCTGCCAGGGCTCCGAGGTCGCGCTCGCCCTGGTGCGCGAGCGGCTGGTGGTGGGCGAGGCGGTCGGCCGGGTGCCGGCCGCCTCGCCCGTCGTGCCGCTGCAGCGCGACCTGGACCGGCTGAGCCGCTCGCTGCGCCTCAAGCCGCAGGCCGAGCAGCGCGAACTCGCCCTGGACCTGCGGCGCGAGCTGGACGCCGGGCGCTCCCGGCTGCTGCACCGGCTGCGCCTGCTGGGCGTGGAGTGGGGCCGCCCCGCCGCCCGCTGCGCCACCGCCCAGGCGGGCAGCGGCACCTTCCGGGAGCGCTGGCAGCTGCGCTGGGAGCCGGAGTCGGCGGTCCGGGTGGTCGCCGCGGCGCCCTGGGGCACCACCGTGGAGCGGGCCGCCACCGCCCGGGCGGCGGCGCTGGCCGCCGAGGCCGGGCGGCTGGCCGAGCTGACCGACCTGGCCGAGCGCTGCCTGGCCGCCCAACTCCCGGGCGCGCTGCCGGCCGTGCTGCGGGCGCTGGCCGAGCGGGCCGCGCTGGACACCGACGTCGCCCACCTCGCCGAGGCGCTGCCCGCGCTGGCCCGGGCGCTGCGCTACGGCGACGTCCGGGGCACCGACCGCGGCGCGCTCGCCGACGTGGCCCGCAGCCTGGCCGACCGGCTCTGCCTCGGGTTGGCCCCGGCCTGCACCGGCCTGGCGGCGGACGGCGCGGCGGCGATGCGGGACCGGCTGGAGGCCGCGCACCCGGCGATCGGGCTGCTCGCCCGGGAGGGCGGGGCCGCCCTGGCCGAGCGCTGGGCCGCCGCGCTGGACGGTCTGTCGCTGAGCGGGGCGGTGCCGGGGCTGCTGCGCGGGCGGGCGGTGCGGCTGCTGCTGGACGACGGGCGGATCGGCTCGGCGCAGGCCCTGCTGCGGTTGCGGCCCGCGCTCTCCCGGGCCGCCGTGCCGGCCGACGCGGCGGGCTGGCTGGAGGGCTTCCTGGCCGGCGGCGGCGCGCTGCTGCTGCACGATCCGCGGCTGCTCGCGCTGCTGGACGACTGGCTGGCCGGCCTGCCCGAGCCGGCCTTCACGGACCTGCTGCCGCTGCTGCGCCGGGCCTTCGCCGGGCTGGAGCCGGCGGTGCGCCGGGGGATCGGCGAGCGGATCGCGGCCGGGCCGGTGCCCGGCGGCCGCGCCGGGCGGGCCGGGACGGCCGAGGAGTTGGACGAGGCCCGGGCCGACGCGGCGCTGCCCACCGTGCTGCGGCTGCTCGGCAGGCCCGCGGCCTGA
- a CDS encoding VWA domain-containing protein, with product MSTRQTEERLRRWRLVLGAQPGEPGGGTGWTPTGRDAGLDRALGALYDPAPEGARRSAGLGASAPRLARWLGDIREYFPTGVVQLMQQDAIDRLGLERLLLEPEVLAAVEPDVPLVAALLALRHALPETTRESARQVVAAVLAELSARLAERTRSVLGGALDRGARTERPRPGDIDWDRTVRANLRHWVPERRTVVPERLLGRARARQGVRREVVLCVDQSASMAASLVHAALFGAVLASLPALATRLLVFDTAVADLTDRLDDPVELLFAAQLGGGTDIGRALAYCEQRIANPADTVLVLVSDLFEGGPREALLRRAAALTAAGVQLVVLLALSDEGAPAYDRTTAAELAALGVPAFACPPDAFPELMAAALERRELPVPVAAPPGRTAG from the coding sequence GTGAGCACCCGTCAGACCGAGGAGCGCCTGCGCCGCTGGCGGCTGGTGCTCGGCGCACAGCCCGGTGAGCCCGGCGGCGGCACCGGCTGGACGCCCACCGGGCGCGACGCCGGCCTGGACCGCGCGCTCGGCGCGCTCTACGACCCGGCGCCCGAGGGCGCCCGGCGCTCCGCCGGGCTCGGCGCGAGCGCGCCCCGGCTGGCCCGCTGGCTGGGCGACATCCGGGAGTACTTCCCCACCGGTGTGGTGCAGTTGATGCAGCAGGACGCGATCGACCGGCTGGGCCTGGAGCGGCTGCTGCTGGAGCCCGAGGTGCTCGCCGCGGTGGAGCCGGACGTGCCGCTGGTGGCGGCGCTGCTCGCGCTGCGGCACGCGCTCCCGGAGACCACCCGGGAGAGCGCCCGGCAGGTGGTGGCCGCGGTGCTGGCCGAGCTCTCCGCCCGGCTGGCCGAGCGGACCAGGTCGGTGCTGGGCGGCGCGCTGGACCGGGGGGCCAGGACGGAGCGCCCGCGGCCGGGGGACATCGACTGGGACCGCACCGTTCGGGCGAACCTGCGGCACTGGGTCCCCGAGCGGCGCACGGTGGTGCCCGAGCGCCTGCTGGGGCGCGCGCGGGCCCGGCAGGGGGTGCGGCGGGAGGTGGTGCTCTGCGTGGACCAGTCGGCCTCGATGGCGGCCTCGCTGGTGCACGCCGCGCTGTTCGGCGCGGTGCTGGCCTCGCTGCCCGCGCTCGCCACCCGGCTGCTGGTCTTCGACACCGCGGTGGCCGACCTGACGGACCGGCTGGACGACCCGGTGGAGCTGCTGTTCGCCGCGCAGCTCGGCGGCGGCACCGACATCGGCCGCGCGCTGGCCTACTGCGAGCAGCGGATCGCCAACCCGGCCGACACCGTGCTGGTCCTGGTCAGCGACCTGTTCGAGGGCGGCCCCCGGGAGGCGCTGCTGCGCCGGGCGGCGGCGCTGACCGCGGCCGGGGTGCAGCTGGTGGTGCTGCTGGCGCTCTCCGACGAGGGGGCGCCGGCCTACGACCGGACCACGGCCGCCGAGCTGGCCGCGCTGGGCGTCCCCGCCTTCGCCTGCCCGCCGGACGCCTTCCCGGAGTTGATGGCCGCCGCGCTGGAGCGGCGCGAGCTGCCGGTGCCGGTGGCGGCACCGCCGGGACGGACGGCGGGTTGA
- the sucC gene encoding ADP-forming succinate--CoA ligase subunit beta, protein MDLFEYQARDLFAKHGVPVLDGEVIEKAEDAAAIAERFGGRAVVKAQVKVGGRGKAGGVKLAADPADAVTKAGAILGMDIKGHTVHKVMLAQTADIKEEYYVSFLLDRANRTFLAMASKEGGVEIEVVAEENPEALAKIAVDANEGCTEAKAREIVEAAKFPAEIADQVVEVLQKLWVVFIKEDALLVEVNPLVKTGEGRIVALDGKVSLDENAEFRQAEHEALVDHAAANPLEAAAKAKGLNYVKLDGEVGIIGNGAGLVMSTLDVVAYAGENHGGVKPANFLDIGGGASAEVMANGLEIILGDPDVKSVFVNVFGGITACDAVANGIVQALALLESKGEAVTKPLVVRLDGNNAELGRQILTDANHPLVEQVDTMDGAAERAAELANAK, encoded by the coding sequence GTGGACCTGTTCGAGTACCAGGCGAGGGACCTCTTCGCCAAGCACGGCGTGCCCGTGCTTGACGGCGAGGTCATCGAGAAGGCCGAGGACGCTGCGGCGATCGCCGAGCGCTTCGGCGGCCGTGCCGTCGTCAAGGCTCAGGTGAAGGTCGGCGGCCGTGGCAAGGCCGGCGGCGTCAAGCTCGCCGCCGACCCGGCGGACGCCGTCACCAAGGCCGGCGCCATCCTCGGCATGGACATCAAGGGCCACACCGTCCACAAGGTGATGCTGGCCCAGACCGCGGACATCAAGGAGGAGTACTACGTCTCCTTCCTGCTGGACCGCGCCAACCGCACCTTCCTGGCGATGGCCAGCAAGGAGGGCGGCGTCGAGATCGAGGTCGTCGCCGAGGAGAACCCCGAGGCGCTGGCGAAGATCGCCGTCGACGCCAACGAGGGCTGCACCGAGGCCAAGGCCCGCGAGATCGTCGAGGCCGCGAAGTTCCCGGCCGAGATCGCCGACCAGGTCGTCGAGGTCCTGCAGAAGCTCTGGGTCGTCTTCATCAAGGAGGACGCCCTCCTGGTCGAGGTCAACCCGCTGGTCAAGACCGGCGAGGGCCGGATCGTCGCGCTCGACGGCAAGGTCTCGCTGGACGAGAACGCCGAGTTCCGCCAGGCGGAGCACGAGGCGCTGGTCGACCACGCCGCGGCCAACCCGCTGGAGGCGGCGGCCAAGGCCAAGGGCCTGAACTACGTCAAGCTCGACGGCGAGGTCGGCATCATCGGCAACGGCGCGGGTCTCGTCATGAGCACCCTGGACGTCGTCGCCTACGCCGGCGAGAACCACGGTGGCGTCAAGCCCGCCAACTTCCTCGACATCGGTGGCGGCGCCTCCGCCGAGGTGATGGCGAACGGCCTGGAGATCATCCTGGGCGACCCCGACGTCAAGTCGGTCTTCGTCAACGTCTTCGGCGGCATCACCGCGTGTGACGCGGTCGCCAACGGCATCGTGCAGGCCCTGGCGCTCCTGGAGAGCAAGGGCGAGGCCGTGACCAAGCCGCTGGTCGTCCGCCTGGACGGCAACAACGCGGAGCTGGGTCGCCAGATCCTCACCGACGCCAACCACCCGCTGGTCGAGCAGGTGGACACCATGGACGGCGCCGCTGAGCGCGCCGCCGAGCTGGCCAACGCGAAGTAA
- the sucD gene encoding succinate--CoA ligase subunit alpha, with protein MAIFLTEDSKVIVQGMTGSEGMKHTRRMLASGTKIVGGVNPRKAGTTVDVDGTEVPVFGTVAEAIEKTGADVTVIFVPPAFTKSAVVEAIDAEIPLAVVITEGVPVHDSASFWAYAGEKGNKTRIIGPNCPGLISPGKSNAGIIPADITKAGKIGLVSKSGTLTYQLMYELRDIGFSSAVGIGGDPVIGTTHIDALAAFEADPETELIVMIGEIGGDAEERAAAFIKENVTKPVVGYVAGFTAPEGKTMGHAGAIVSGSSGTAAAKKEALEAAGVKVGKTPSETARLARELIG; from the coding sequence ATGGCTATCTTCCTTACCGAGGACAGCAAGGTCATCGTCCAGGGCATGACCGGCTCCGAGGGCATGAAGCACACCCGCCGCATGCTGGCCTCCGGCACCAAGATCGTCGGTGGCGTGAACCCGCGCAAGGCCGGCACCACGGTCGACGTGGACGGCACCGAGGTTCCGGTGTTCGGCACCGTCGCCGAGGCGATCGAGAAGACCGGTGCCGACGTCACCGTCATCTTCGTGCCGCCGGCGTTCACCAAGAGCGCCGTGGTCGAGGCGATCGACGCCGAGATCCCGCTCGCGGTCGTCATCACCGAGGGTGTCCCGGTCCACGACTCGGCCTCGTTCTGGGCCTACGCGGGTGAGAAGGGCAACAAGACCCGGATCATCGGCCCGAACTGCCCCGGCCTGATCAGCCCCGGAAAGTCGAACGCGGGCATCATCCCGGCCGACATCACCAAGGCCGGCAAGATCGGCCTGGTCTCCAAGTCCGGCACGCTGACCTACCAGCTGATGTACGAGCTGCGCGACATCGGCTTCTCGTCGGCCGTCGGCATCGGTGGCGACCCGGTCATCGGCACCACCCACATCGACGCCCTGGCGGCCTTCGAGGCCGACCCGGAGACCGAGCTCATCGTGATGATCGGTGAGATCGGCGGCGACGCCGAGGAGCGGGCCGCGGCCTTCATCAAGGAGAACGTGACCAAGCCGGTCGTCGGCTACGTCGCGGGCTTCACCGCCCCCGAGGGCAAGACCATGGGCCACGCCGGCGCCATCGTCTCCGGCTCCTCCGGCACCGCGGCCGCCAAGAAGGAGGCCCTTGAGGCCGCCGGCGTGAAGGTCGGCAAGACCCCGTCGGAGACCGCCCGCCTGGCGCGCGAGCTCATCGGCTGA
- a CDS encoding glycosyltransferase family 39 protein, with translation MSAISSPSQPDRAPSRDEAGAPPPGAGGWPALRAVGRRAAPALAVFTAAKASGFAVFLALLAGSKSYAGKNAAFGGGAHAWEVLGSWDGKWYQRIAVQGYHPESIAAVGGIQHLHQNSVAFFPLYPALIRLVGECTGLGAFGAGLVVAVLSSMVAAVALYLIAEKLAGPRTGLITAALWAVLPGSGVEWAVYSDSLFVALAALACYCVMTRRWLHAGALTCVAGLNRPTSAALIGAVVLAAAIALGRREDGWRPLGAILIAPWGLIGYLGWVGYRMGALDAYTTLERTQWGHYFDWGQYTFHTSVSLMLGKHLLWADFEVPNLIALLLLLSLPVLVVLMLQLRLPAVLNAYALLTIALVVPNAGLYCNYSRYLLPAFPLFLALAYGLRRVRLPALAVTIGVLAAASGWYAGFALFELGAP, from the coding sequence GTGAGTGCGATATCCAGCCCCTCCCAGCCGGACCGGGCACCCAGCCGCGACGAGGCCGGCGCCCCGCCGCCGGGAGCCGGCGGCTGGCCCGCCCTGCGGGCGGTCGGGCGGCGCGCCGCCCCGGCGCTCGCCGTGTTCACCGCCGCCAAGGCGAGCGGCTTCGCGGTCTTCCTGGCCCTGCTGGCCGGCAGCAAGTCGTACGCCGGCAAGAACGCCGCGTTCGGCGGCGGCGCGCACGCCTGGGAGGTGCTGGGCAGCTGGGACGGCAAGTGGTACCAGCGGATCGCGGTGCAGGGCTACCACCCCGAGTCGATCGCCGCCGTCGGCGGGATCCAGCACCTGCACCAGAACTCGGTGGCCTTCTTCCCGCTCTACCCGGCCCTGATCCGGCTGGTCGGCGAGTGCACCGGGCTCGGCGCGTTCGGCGCCGGCCTGGTGGTGGCGGTGCTCAGCTCGATGGTGGCCGCGGTGGCCCTGTACCTGATCGCCGAGAAGCTCGCCGGCCCCCGGACCGGCCTGATCACCGCCGCGCTCTGGGCGGTGCTGCCGGGCTCCGGGGTGGAGTGGGCGGTCTACTCGGACTCGCTGTTCGTCGCGCTGGCCGCGCTGGCCTGCTACTGCGTGATGACCCGCCGCTGGCTGCACGCCGGCGCGCTGACCTGCGTGGCCGGACTCAACCGGCCCACCTCGGCCGCGCTGATCGGCGCCGTCGTGCTGGCCGCCGCGATCGCGCTGGGCCGCCGCGAGGACGGCTGGCGGCCGCTCGGGGCGATCCTGATCGCCCCCTGGGGCCTGATCGGCTACCTCGGCTGGGTCGGCTACCGGATGGGCGCGCTGGACGCGTACACCACGCTGGAGCGCACCCAGTGGGGCCACTACTTCGACTGGGGCCAGTACACCTTCCACACCTCGGTGAGCCTGATGCTCGGCAAGCACCTGCTCTGGGCCGACTTCGAGGTGCCGAACCTGATCGCGCTGCTCCTGCTGCTCTCGCTGCCGGTGCTGGTCGTGCTGATGCTCCAGCTGCGGCTGCCGGCGGTGCTCAACGCCTACGCGCTGCTGACCATCGCGCTGGTGGTGCCGAACGCGGGCCTGTACTGCAACTACTCGCGCTACCTGCTGCCGGCCTTCCCGCTCTTCCTGGCGCTCGCCTACGGCCTGCGCCGGGTGCGGCTGCCCGCGCTGGCCGTCACGATCGGCGTGCTGGCGGCGGCCTCCGGCTGGTACGCCGGCTTCGCGCTCTTCGAGCTCGGCGCACCCTGA
- a CDS encoding sigma factor-like helix-turn-helix DNA-binding protein, with protein sequence MRQETVPAFDTVHAACAPDLLQQAYLLTGSHRRAARSVRRAFAAAWPRWRQVAAEPDPAAWLRARAFDHALAPWRPHLPRPHRPSSRQPAPVPGPEDPAGRDRALLAAFGRLSAPRRRAVLLHDALGLEPVEIAAECESSSPTAAARVAAGRAELARLVPALVGTDPTAPEFGERLGGLLHRAAERSCPPAGPRPTRLLRATGRLRALAVPTACALLVLATAGAIGTRLTGHPPVPPAPCAAGCPEQSAPEH encoded by the coding sequence ATGCGCCAGGAGACCGTCCCCGCCTTCGACACCGTGCACGCCGCCTGCGCGCCCGACCTGCTCCAGCAGGCCTACCTGCTCACCGGCAGCCACCGCCGGGCCGCCCGCTCGGTGCGCCGGGCCTTCGCCGCCGCCTGGCCGCGCTGGCGCCAGGTGGCCGCCGAGCCGGACCCGGCGGCCTGGCTGCGGGCCCGCGCCTTCGACCACGCGCTGGCCCCGTGGCGCCCGCACCTGCCCCGGCCGCACCGGCCCAGCAGTCGGCAGCCGGCACCGGTGCCCGGCCCCGAGGACCCGGCGGGCCGGGACCGGGCGCTGCTGGCCGCGTTCGGCCGGCTCTCCGCGCCCCGCCGCCGCGCGGTGCTGCTGCACGACGCGCTCGGGCTGGAACCGGTGGAGATCGCCGCCGAGTGCGAGTCCAGCAGCCCGACCGCCGCCGCCCGGGTGGCGGCCGGCCGGGCCGAGCTGGCCCGGCTGGTGCCGGCCCTGGTCGGCACCGACCCGACGGCACCGGAGTTCGGCGAGCGGCTCGGCGGCCTGCTGCACCGCGCCGCCGAGCGGAGCTGCCCGCCCGCCGGGCCCCGCCCCACCCGGCTGCTGCGCGCCACCGGCCGGCTGCGCGCGCTGGCCGTGCCGACCGCCTGCGCCCTGCTGGTGCTGGCCACCGCGGGCGCCATCGGCACCCGGCTGACCGGGCACCCGCCGGTGCCGCCTGCGCCCTGCGCCGCCGGGTGCCCGGAGCAGTCCGCGCCCGAGCACTGA
- a CDS encoding DUF6350 family protein, with the protein MTHYLTGRPFARPVGAPATAPALAGATAALIGLACTGVPVLACWLVSAPPGDGVGDAARLAGSLWLLAHGGPLVRSAGGAPLTVTPLALTALCVLLLARAGARTAVPGAPGRAGAPCGALCAGYLAVALPVALGCRGAGALRSQPLPDLLAVALLGWTGAALGARTGPRWWPPARRRLVARLGRWHRPLPPGVLLPATGAGLLALLAGGALLVGAAGVLRGDVTEAAARELAGGSPPGELELLFCCLLLLPNAVLWSVGYALGPGFRLGTGTLVAPGQVHLGAVPDFPLLALVPDRGSAWQFLVVAGPLLAAGTVAVLLGHAAAGPADDQPWSATATGLTAAAVAALLAAVVALLGWLSGGAVGTGRMTELGPTGLCGPAAGGWFLLLVLPVSLALRRHLLRGRPPTPAEQPTQQPAEADGGSDG; encoded by the coding sequence ATGACCCACTACCTGACGGGCCGTCCGTTCGCGCGCCCCGTCGGCGCGCCGGCCACCGCGCCGGCCCTCGCCGGGGCCACCGCGGCCCTGATCGGACTCGCCTGCACCGGCGTCCCGGTGCTCGCCTGCTGGCTGGTCTCGGCCCCGCCCGGCGACGGGGTGGGCGACGCCGCCCGGCTGGCCGGCTCGCTCTGGCTGCTCGCGCACGGCGGACCGCTGGTCCGCTCCGCGGGCGGCGCGCCGCTCACCGTGACCCCGCTCGCGCTCACCGCGCTCTGCGTGCTGCTGCTCGCCCGGGCCGGGGCCCGCACCGCGGTGCCCGGGGCGCCCGGGCGGGCCGGCGCGCCCTGCGGGGCGCTCTGCGCCGGCTACCTGGCGGTCGCGCTGCCGGTCGCGCTCGGCTGCCGGGGCGCCGGGGCGCTGCGCTCGCAGCCGCTGCCGGACCTGCTGGCCGTCGCCCTGCTCGGCTGGACCGGCGCCGCGCTCGGCGCCCGCACCGGACCGCGCTGGTGGCCCCCCGCCCGCCGGCGGCTGGTCGCCCGACTCGGCCGCTGGCACCGCCCGCTGCCGCCCGGCGTGCTGCTGCCCGCCACCGGGGCCGGGCTGCTCGCGCTGCTGGCCGGCGGGGCGCTGCTGGTCGGCGCGGCGGGCGTGCTGCGCGGCGACGTGACCGAGGCGGCGGCCCGCGAACTGGCCGGCGGCAGCCCCCCGGGCGAGCTGGAACTGCTCTTCTGCTGCCTGCTGCTGCTGCCCAACGCGGTGCTCTGGTCGGTCGGCTACGCGCTCGGGCCCGGCTTCCGGCTGGGCACCGGCACCCTGGTCGCGCCGGGGCAGGTGCACCTGGGGGCGGTGCCGGACTTCCCGCTGCTGGCACTGGTCCCGGACCGCGGCTCGGCCTGGCAGTTCCTGGTGGTGGCGGGGCCGCTGCTGGCGGCCGGCACGGTCGCGGTGCTGCTGGGCCACGCGGCGGCGGGCCCGGCCGACGACCAGCCGTGGAGCGCCACCGCCACCGGGCTCACCGCGGCGGCGGTGGCCGCCCTGCTCGCCGCGGTGGTCGCCCTGCTCGGCTGGCTGTCCGGCGGCGCGGTCGGGACCGGCCGGATGACCGAGCTCGGGCCGACCGGGCTCTGCGGGCCGGCCGCGGGCGGCTGGTTCCTGCTGCTGGTGCTCCCGGTCTCGCTGGCGCTGCGCCGGCACCTGCTGCGCGGTCGGCCGCCGACCCCGGCGGAGCAGCCGACGCAACAGCCGGCCGAAGCTGACGGCGGGTCGGACGGATGA
- the purN gene encoding phosphoribosylglycinamide formyltransferase, producing MAAASSLAFPPPPAGRPARLVVLVSGSGTNLQALLDAAADPAYGVRIVAVGADRDGIAGLERAERAGVPTFVERVKDHPDRAAWDAALTAATAAAEPDLVVSAGFMKILGPAFLGAFAGRIVNTHPALLPAFPGAHGVTDALAYGVKVTGCTVHLVDAGVDTGPIIAQGVVEVLDADHADGGEALHERIKTVERQLLVEVVGRLARHGHRIEDRKVWIPA from the coding sequence GTGGCCGCCGCTTCCTCGCTCGCCTTCCCCCCGCCGCCGGCGGGCCGACCCGCCCGCCTGGTGGTGCTGGTGTCCGGCTCCGGCACCAACCTGCAGGCCCTGCTCGACGCCGCCGCCGACCCCGCCTACGGCGTGCGGATCGTCGCGGTCGGCGCCGACCGCGACGGCATCGCCGGCCTGGAGCGGGCCGAGCGGGCCGGCGTGCCGACCTTCGTCGAGCGGGTGAAGGACCACCCGGACCGGGCCGCCTGGGACGCCGCGCTGACCGCGGCCACCGCCGCCGCGGAGCCCGACCTGGTGGTCTCGGCCGGCTTCATGAAGATCCTCGGCCCCGCCTTCCTGGGGGCGTTCGCGGGCCGGATCGTCAACACCCACCCCGCCCTGCTGCCCGCCTTCCCCGGCGCCCACGGCGTCACCGACGCGCTCGCGTACGGGGTCAAGGTCACCGGCTGCACCGTCCACCTGGTGGATGCCGGGGTGGACACCGGGCCGATCATCGCGCAGGGCGTCGTCGAGGTGCTCGACGCCGACCACGCCGATGGCGGCGAAGCGCTGCACGAGCGCATCAAGACCGTCGAGCGCCAGCTGCTCGTCGAGGTCGTGGGCCGGCTGGCCCGCCACGGCCACCGCATCGAAGACCGAAAGGTATGGATCCCCGCATGA